One genomic region from Anaeromusa acidaminophila DSM 3853 encodes:
- a CDS encoding CoB--CoM heterodisulfide reductase iron-sulfur subunit B family protein: MKYAFFPGCVLRGAASEAFLATVKVTEALGIELVEIPSWTCCGASHLQDVDELTALSVNARNLAIAESMGLPLLTVCNTCTLQLRRAKAALDADAELKKKVNALLAPAGYEYKGTGKVTHLLWELASQPQLLAGKVAKPLNGWKVASYYGCHLLRPPEIMGYEDCFHPQSLENVITALGAQPVDFAWKLKCCGFHAFWTAEADVMKVTGQAVDSAVKAGAEVVVTPCPLCQMQLDMYQPEGREAAKTNAELPILHLPQLIGLALGLTKEELGLARHISATAKLKI; the protein is encoded by the coding sequence ATGAAGTACGCCTTTTTTCCAGGCTGCGTGCTCCGCGGCGCTGCAAGTGAAGCGTTTTTAGCTACCGTAAAGGTGACGGAAGCCTTAGGGATTGAATTGGTGGAAATTCCTAGTTGGACTTGCTGCGGGGCGTCGCATTTGCAGGATGTGGACGAGCTGACGGCGCTGTCCGTTAACGCACGCAATCTGGCGATTGCCGAAAGTATGGGCCTGCCGCTGTTGACGGTATGCAATACTTGTACGCTGCAGCTGCGCCGGGCTAAAGCAGCCCTAGACGCTGATGCGGAGTTGAAAAAGAAAGTGAATGCCTTATTGGCTCCGGCAGGGTATGAATACAAGGGCACCGGCAAGGTAACCCATTTGCTGTGGGAACTGGCTTCGCAGCCGCAGCTGCTGGCGGGGAAAGTTGCCAAGCCTCTTAACGGTTGGAAGGTGGCGTCCTATTACGGTTGCCACTTGCTGCGACCGCCGGAAATCATGGGATATGAAGACTGCTTCCATCCGCAGTCGCTGGAAAATGTGATTACCGCCTTGGGGGCGCAGCCGGTCGACTTTGCCTGGAAGCTTAAATGCTGCGGCTTCCATGCGTTTTGGACGGCGGAAGCCGACGTGATGAAGGTGACCGGACAGGCGGTGGACAGCGCGGTCAAAGCTGGCGCCGAGGTAGTAGTAACGCCTTGTCCGCTTTGCCAGATGCAGCTGGACATGTACCAGCCGGAAGGGCGGGAAGCCGCCAAGACCAATGCGGAGCTGCCTATCTTGCATTTGCCGCAGTTGATTGGCTTGGCTTTGGGACTGACCAAGGAAGAGCTCGGCCTGGCGCGGCACATTTCGGCGACGGCAAAGTTGAAGATTTAA
- a CDS encoding LysR family transcriptional regulator, with translation MTFRHLTIFLQVCDSGSMTAAAKALFVAQPSVSQAIGELESHYQVKLFERLGRRLYLTEPGKRLLTYARHIVNLNQEAAAAMREVSEHGILRLGASVTVGTYLLGPLLHRLSAAKADIEVTSYVNNTSVIENDLLEDRLDLGLVEGKIQSPWLVTQNFQEDEMVLVCAPQHPWAKEKSIRAAQLEGASFIVREAGSGTRELFEAAMTSADLNWKLAGCYNNAETIKATVAAGLGHTVISRLAVAKEAARGELAIVPVSGLSFVRTFKIVYHKNKYLSPAMQFFTDLVLRTPQTQLLPPLPTTGTPTPPTAKKNAPPAKDIPIWL, from the coding sequence ATGACATTCCGGCATTTAACCATCTTCTTACAAGTCTGCGACAGCGGTAGCATGACTGCCGCCGCCAAAGCGCTCTTTGTGGCTCAGCCTTCCGTCAGCCAGGCCATTGGCGAACTGGAAAGCCATTATCAAGTTAAACTTTTTGAGCGGTTAGGACGCCGCTTGTATCTCACCGAGCCCGGTAAGCGCCTGCTTACCTACGCCAGACACATTGTCAATCTCAACCAGGAAGCCGCCGCCGCCATGCGCGAAGTCAGCGAACACGGCATTTTACGGCTGGGCGCCAGCGTCACCGTTGGCACTTACTTATTAGGACCATTATTACACCGCCTGAGCGCCGCCAAGGCGGATATTGAAGTTACGTCTTACGTCAATAATACTAGCGTCATTGAAAACGATCTTTTAGAAGACCGTCTGGATCTGGGCTTGGTCGAAGGAAAAATTCAATCGCCCTGGCTGGTAACACAAAATTTCCAAGAAGATGAGATGGTGCTTGTCTGCGCGCCGCAGCATCCTTGGGCGAAAGAAAAAAGCATCCGCGCCGCCCAGTTGGAAGGAGCTTCCTTCATTGTCCGCGAAGCAGGCAGCGGCACCCGCGAACTCTTCGAAGCCGCCATGACCAGCGCCGACCTGAACTGGAAGCTAGCAGGCTGCTACAACAACGCCGAAACCATCAAAGCTACTGTTGCCGCCGGCTTGGGGCACACGGTCATCTCCCGCCTGGCGGTAGCCAAAGAAGCTGCCCGGGGCGAATTGGCCATCGTCCCTGTTTCAGGCTTATCCTTTGTGCGCACCTTCAAGATTGTGTATCACAAAAACAAGTACCTTTCTCCAGCCATGCAATTTTTTACCGACTTAGTGCTGCGCACCCCGCAAACACAACTTCTGCCGCCGCTGCCAACAACCGGTACGCCAACTCCTCCGACTGCTAAAAAGAACGCGCCTCCGGCTAAAGACATTCCCATCTGGCTGTAG
- a CDS encoding desulfoferrodoxin family protein: MNESVVLYQCPDCGYIVEVVNPGSPELICSGEAFAATCVEVAAGLECCGKKMVKLESNTVEASQEKHLPVAEWLATGQVEVKVGAAAHPMTSEHWIRWIWAVADGQVQRVELEPEQSPEAVFSVKEAGDVVLYAYCNLHGLWKTLLPR; encoded by the coding sequence ATGAATGAGTCAGTAGTTTTGTACCAATGCCCGGATTGCGGTTATATTGTAGAGGTTGTGAACCCGGGAAGCCCGGAGTTGATTTGCAGCGGCGAAGCGTTCGCGGCGACTTGTGTAGAGGTAGCGGCTGGGTTGGAGTGTTGCGGCAAGAAGATGGTTAAGCTGGAATCTAATACTGTGGAGGCTTCCCAGGAAAAGCATTTGCCTGTAGCTGAATGGCTGGCAACGGGACAAGTGGAGGTCAAGGTGGGAGCAGCAGCTCACCCCATGACTTCGGAGCATTGGATTCGCTGGATTTGGGCCGTGGCTGACGGTCAGGTGCAGCGGGTGGAACTGGAGCCGGAACAAAGTCCTGAGGCTGTCTTTAGCGTGAAGGAGGCAGGGGATGTTGTTCTTTATGCCTACTGTAATTTGCATGGTTTATGGAAAACGTTGCTGCCTCGTTGA
- a CDS encoding succinate dehydrogenase/fumarate reductase iron-sulfur subunit, producing the protein MAITLKIERFLDGKTWMQDYAVELEKGMTVLAALLKIKETVDPTLTFTASCRSSICGACAVRVNDNAVLACETLLEDLVKRYQTQTLTLAPLGNFKVLRDLAVDWQPKYERLKKIKPFLQPKNEFSAAEGCRQTLEAFKKISKNSECILCGSCVSECNKCTADSSDFFDPFVFARAQKFAADSRDSDPAAHLVPAVQDGGLWKCMNCQECTTKCPKGLKPAEDIEKLRIATFREKMYRGIGPSHALAFYDDIKDTGRLNEAMLAAKSEGIQAALRIPVAYRLLRAGKLAPLEKHEAIAEIQKVRTIMVAAKEDKA; encoded by the coding sequence ATGGCGATAACTTTAAAAATAGAGCGTTTTCTAGATGGAAAAACGTGGATGCAAGATTATGCGGTGGAACTGGAAAAAGGCATGACCGTCTTGGCGGCGCTGCTGAAAATCAAGGAAACCGTTGATCCGACACTGACTTTTACCGCTTCCTGCCGCTCCAGCATTTGCGGCGCTTGCGCCGTTCGGGTCAACGACAATGCCGTCTTAGCCTGCGAAACGCTGCTGGAAGATTTGGTAAAGCGCTACCAAACGCAAACGCTGACTCTCGCGCCCTTGGGGAATTTTAAAGTATTGCGCGATTTGGCCGTGGATTGGCAGCCGAAATACGAGCGGTTGAAAAAGATTAAGCCCTTTTTGCAGCCGAAAAACGAATTCAGCGCTGCTGAAGGCTGCCGTCAGACGCTGGAGGCCTTTAAGAAGATCAGCAAGAACTCAGAATGCATTCTTTGCGGTTCTTGTGTATCAGAGTGCAATAAATGTACTGCTGACAGCAGCGACTTTTTCGATCCCTTCGTTTTCGCCAGGGCGCAGAAATTTGCCGCTGATTCCCGGGATAGCGATCCGGCGGCTCATTTGGTGCCGGCTGTGCAGGACGGAGGCCTCTGGAAGTGTATGAACTGCCAGGAATGTACTACTAAGTGTCCCAAAGGCTTGAAGCCTGCGGAAGACATTGAAAAGCTGCGCATCGCTACCTTTCGGGAGAAGATGTATCGCGGAATAGGGCCGTCTCATGCGTTGGCTTTTTACGATGATATTAAAGACACAGGGCGTCTTAATGAGGCTATGCTGGCTGCGAAAAGCGAAGGCATTCAGGCAGCCTTGCGCATTCCTGTAGCGTATCGACTGCTGCGGGCCGGCAAGTTGGCGCCTTTGGAAAAACATGAAGCCATCGCTGAGATTCAGAAGGTGCGGACCATTATGGTGGCTGCGAAGGAGGACAAAGCATGA
- a CDS encoding YeiH family protein, with the protein MKQIPGIMLALLLAVPAWLLGQAVPLVGGPVFAILLGILLAGWKRPERVEAGLRFTGKKVLQLSIVLLGFEMNLHYVLQVGGQSLVIIVATLSAAFLTAWLVGRWLRLPGNTTVLIGVGTAICGGSAIAATAPVIGAKTQDVTYSISTIFLFNIVAVFLFPFLGHLLGLGDAGFGMWAGTAINDTSSVVAAGYSYSDAAGSYATIVKLTRTLMIIPITLALGLYQAKKSRQAGEGFSLGRIFPLFVLGFLAASIVSTSGVLGETAAHFLGQAGKFCIAVAMAAIGLNTRLGELVKNGLAPILLGLACWAAVAVVSLLCQHMIGLW; encoded by the coding sequence ATGAAACAAATACCGGGAATTATGTTGGCGCTGCTCTTGGCGGTGCCGGCGTGGCTGTTAGGACAGGCGGTTCCATTGGTTGGAGGTCCTGTGTTTGCGATTTTGCTGGGGATTTTGCTGGCAGGCTGGAAGCGGCCAGAGCGTGTGGAAGCGGGGCTGCGTTTTACCGGCAAGAAAGTGCTGCAGTTGTCGATTGTCTTGTTGGGTTTTGAAATGAATTTGCACTATGTCTTGCAGGTGGGTGGACAGTCACTGGTAATTATTGTCGCGACACTGAGCGCGGCTTTTTTAACGGCTTGGCTGGTAGGACGCTGGCTGCGCCTACCGGGAAATACGACGGTTCTTATTGGGGTAGGTACCGCGATTTGCGGCGGTTCGGCCATTGCCGCTACGGCGCCGGTGATTGGCGCTAAGACCCAGGATGTGACCTATTCGATTTCGACGATTTTTCTTTTCAACATTGTTGCGGTATTTTTGTTTCCCTTTTTAGGACATCTATTGGGTTTGGGAGATGCAGGCTTTGGCATGTGGGCTGGCACCGCCATTAACGATACCTCTTCCGTAGTGGCGGCAGGCTACTCTTATAGTGATGCTGCGGGAAGCTACGCTACGATCGTCAAGCTGACGCGAACACTGATGATTATCCCGATTACCTTAGCGCTTGGTTTATATCAGGCAAAAAAATCCAGACAAGCAGGAGAAGGGTTTTCCTTAGGTCGTATTTTTCCGCTTTTTGTTTTGGGTTTTCTGGCTGCTTCTATTGTTAGCACCAGCGGTGTTTTGGGAGAAACAGCGGCGCATTTTCTGGGGCAGGCGGGTAAATTCTGTATTGCCGTAGCCATGGCGGCCATTGGCCTTAATACGCGCCTTGGAGAACTGGTTAAAAACGGCTTAGCGCCTATTTTGCTCGGCTTAGCTTGTTGGGCGGCGGTAGCGGTAGTGTCGCTTCTTTGCCAGCATATGATCGGTTTGTGGTAG
- the rbr gene encoding rubrerythrin, translating to MSNLKGTKTEANLQAAFAGESQARNKYTYYAAAAKKEGLNQIAALFEETANNEKEHAKIWFKLLHDGMPKTAENLLDAAEGENYEWTDMYASFAKTAKEEGFEKIAYLFEAVGEIEKEHEERYRKLLANLKEETVFERPEEQRWQCANCGHIHVGTKAPAICPVCDHPQAHFQILATNY from the coding sequence ATGAGCAATTTAAAAGGAACGAAAACAGAAGCAAATTTACAGGCGGCGTTTGCCGGTGAGAGTCAAGCTCGCAACAAGTATACATATTATGCAGCGGCGGCTAAAAAAGAAGGGCTGAATCAGATTGCCGCTCTTTTTGAAGAAACTGCTAACAATGAAAAAGAGCATGCTAAAATTTGGTTTAAGTTACTTCATGACGGTATGCCGAAAACTGCCGAGAATCTCTTGGATGCTGCAGAAGGCGAAAACTACGAGTGGACTGATATGTACGCTTCTTTTGCTAAAACTGCCAAGGAAGAGGGCTTTGAGAAAATCGCGTACCTTTTTGAAGCGGTAGGAGAGATCGAAAAAGAACATGAAGAGCGCTATCGCAAGTTGTTGGCGAATCTAAAGGAAGAAACCGTTTTTGAGCGGCCTGAAGAGCAACGTTGGCAGTGCGCTAACTGCGGTCATATTCATGTAGGCACGAAAGCTCCCGCTATTTGCCCGGTTTGCGATCATCCCCAGGCGCATTTCCAAATTCTCGCTACGAACTACTAA
- a CDS encoding FAD-binding protein — protein MNRRTFLKVGATAGAAMMTGGCFLWPENIPPAVRQGKALYDVLIIGSGGGGMRAALEASKTPGLKVAVMTKMAPTRSATTMAQGGINGAARTTDSKDSPEVHAFDTVKGADYLCDQDAVEYFTEKAPEILFELDYQGIAFNRQEDGRFHQRKMGGSTYARAAYSADISGHAVQHTMFEQCLKANIDFISECQLLEVVAPENRLSGVVALDMRSGTVLPIAAKSVIIATGGYGRAYWVRTSNPYSSTGDGIAAALRAGIPFKDPEMVQFHPTGLASNGVLMSESSRSEGAYLLNKNGERFMAKYAPKAMELGPRDLVCQSVEKEILEGRGIGEGLSAAVYLDFRHIPKERIMERLFQVRQLALNFEGVDVFEKPVPIRGTCHYSMGGIDVVDYKTCATKVPGIFAAGECSCISVHGANRLGANSLTEVLVFGKTAGAGAAAYVKGAAYADSKEDLAAGVKRWEAQFAAATGRGSGPSVASIRDRMALTMWNNAGIFRNEQGLNQALRDIQGLQEEYKTAFVGDSSRVYNTAYMNYLEIGNLLQVAQAIVLGALARKESRGSHSRTDFAKRDDKNFLQHTLISRAGDGFKTEYRPVVVTKYKPVERTY, from the coding sequence ATGAATCGACGGACCTTTTTGAAGGTCGGCGCAACCGCTGGAGCGGCCATGATGACCGGCGGCTGTTTTCTGTGGCCTGAAAACATTCCCCCCGCCGTGCGTCAGGGCAAGGCGCTTTATGACGTGTTAATTATCGGCAGCGGCGGCGGTGGCATGCGGGCCGCTTTGGAAGCGTCAAAGACGCCAGGTTTGAAGGTGGCGGTCATGACGAAGATGGCGCCTACCCGCTCAGCGACAACCATGGCCCAAGGGGGCATCAACGGGGCGGCGCGGACGACGGACTCCAAGGATTCGCCGGAAGTACACGCCTTTGATACCGTAAAAGGAGCCGATTATCTTTGTGACCAGGATGCGGTGGAGTATTTTACGGAAAAAGCGCCGGAAATTCTTTTTGAGCTGGATTATCAGGGCATTGCCTTTAACCGTCAGGAGGACGGCCGTTTTCATCAACGGAAGATGGGCGGCAGCACCTATGCGCGCGCGGCCTACTCAGCGGATATCTCTGGACACGCAGTGCAGCATACCATGTTTGAGCAGTGCTTGAAGGCCAATATTGACTTCATTTCCGAGTGCCAGCTGCTGGAAGTCGTGGCGCCGGAAAACCGTCTCAGCGGCGTGGTAGCGCTCGATATGCGCAGCGGCACAGTGCTGCCGATTGCCGCGAAAAGCGTTATCATTGCTACCGGTGGTTACGGGCGTGCGTATTGGGTGCGCACTTCCAATCCCTATAGCTCTACTGGCGATGGTATTGCAGCGGCTTTGCGCGCCGGCATTCCTTTCAAGGATCCGGAAATGGTGCAGTTCCATCCTACCGGCTTGGCCAGTAATGGCGTTTTAATGTCTGAATCCAGCCGCAGCGAGGGTGCGTATCTTCTCAACAAGAACGGCGAACGTTTTATGGCTAAATATGCGCCGAAAGCCATGGAGCTGGGACCGCGGGATTTGGTCTGTCAGTCGGTGGAAAAGGAAATCCTAGAAGGACGGGGCATCGGGGAAGGTCTCAGTGCCGCTGTGTACTTAGATTTCCGCCACATTCCTAAGGAACGTATTATGGAGCGCCTCTTCCAGGTTCGTCAGCTGGCGCTGAATTTTGAGGGAGTCGATGTGTTTGAAAAGCCGGTGCCGATTCGCGGTACCTGCCATTATTCCATGGGCGGCATTGACGTCGTGGATTACAAGACCTGCGCTACCAAGGTGCCGGGGATTTTTGCAGCCGGAGAATGCTCCTGTATTTCCGTGCATGGCGCCAACCGTCTGGGCGCCAACTCCTTGACAGAGGTGCTGGTTTTCGGCAAAACCGCCGGCGCCGGAGCGGCAGCCTATGTCAAAGGAGCGGCGTATGCAGACTCCAAAGAGGACCTGGCTGCAGGCGTAAAACGGTGGGAGGCGCAGTTTGCCGCCGCTACCGGGCGCGGCAGCGGCCCGTCGGTGGCCAGCATTCGGGACCGCATGGCTCTAACCATGTGGAACAATGCCGGGATTTTCCGCAACGAACAGGGACTGAACCAGGCGTTGAGGGATATTCAAGGTTTGCAGGAAGAATATAAGACCGCCTTTGTGGGCGATTCCAGCCGCGTCTATAATACGGCCTATATGAATTACCTGGAAATCGGCAACCTGCTCCAAGTTGCTCAAGCGATTGTGCTGGGGGCGCTGGCGCGCAAAGAAAGCCGCGGCAGTCACTCGCGCACCGATTTTGCCAAGCGGGATGATAAGAATTTTCTGCAGCACACCTTAATCAGCCGGGCCGGGGACGGCTTTAAGACAGAATACCGTCCTGTGGTTGTAACCAAGTACAAACCGGTAGAGAGGACGTATTGA